The Candidatus Eisenbacteria bacterium genomic sequence TGGGGCGACTACGACAACGACGGCGATCTCGACCTGGCCCTGTCCGGCTTGATTACGGGTGAGGCATCGGTGGCGAGGATCTATCGCAACAGCGGCGGAGCCAACCCGACGTTGCTCCACGTCGCCTCACTGACCGGCGTTCACGCCGGCTCGGCCGCATGGGGCGATGCCGATCGCGACGGCGACCTCGACCTGGTGTTGACCGGCGTCGACGATGGCCTCACGAGGATCGCCAGGATCTATCGGAACAGCGGTGGCGCGAATCCTACCTTCTCCGACGCCGGCGCCGGGCTCACCGGCACGAACTCGGGCGTCGTCGCGTTCGGCGACTACGACGACGACGGCGATCCCGACATCCTGCTGACCGGATTCACCGGGGCGGATCGCGTCACGAAGCTCTATCGAAACGACGGCTCGATGATCTTCACGGAAGTCAACGTCGGGTTGCCCAACACGCTTGGGAACGCGGCCGCATGGGGGGATTACGACAACGACGGCGACCTGGACATCGTGGTCACCGGGTTCGACGGCACCGGGATCGTCACGAAGATCTACCGAAACGACCCAGGACCACCCCGAACGTTCGTCGACATCGGTGCCGGTTTGACCGGTGCGCAGCTGGGGTCGGCCGCATGGGGCGATTGCGACAACGACGGCGACCTCGACCTGTTGATCTCGGGTTCCACGCTCTCGGCAGTCTTTTCGAAGCTCTATCTCAACAGTGGCGGGCCGGCCCCGACGTTCACCGATGCCGGCGCCGGCTTGCTGAACGTGGACGCCAGCTCCCTGGCCTGGGGGGACTACGACAACGACGGCGACCTGGACATCATGCTCACCGGCCGCGACTCGGGCATGACGCCTCGCACCCGCTTGTACCGGAGTGACGGGGCGCCGCCGAATACCATCCCCGAACCTCCCAGTACGCTCGGGGCCACGGTGAACGTTTCGCTCGTTTCGCTGAGCTGGGGCTTGGGCGGCGATGGACAGACACCTGCGCCGGGGATGACCTACAACGTGCGCATCGGCACCACGCCGGGCGGGTTCCAGACGGTGTCGCCCATGTCGGGCGGCAATGGCTACCGCCGGGTCGTCCGACTGGGTAACGCGAAGACTGAGCTCGATCTGCAGCTGCCGGCGGGGGACTACTACTGGAGCGTTCAGGCCGTCGACGGCGCTTTCGCCGGGTCCGCTTTCGCGCCGGAGCAACGCTTCTGGGTACAGGGATTCAGGCAGCACGCGTCGCTCGCTCCGTTCGAAGGGGGCTCGGGGGGGGCGGCGGTCTGGGGCGACTACGACAACGACGGTGACCTGGACATGCTGCTCACGGGGGCTGACGTACCGGCAGCGTTGCCGATGACGAAGATCTACCGAAATCAGAGCGGGTCCTTCGTCGACATCGGCGCCGCGATCATGGGCGCCCGATTCGGCTCCGCCGCGTGGGGGGACTATGACCACGACGGGGACCTCGACATCCTCATCGCTGGAGACAGCATCTTCATCAATGGGCCACGCTCGAAGGTCTATCGAAACGAAGGCAACGGGACGTTCACGGACATCGAAGCAGGACTGGTGGGGTTTGCGTACTCTTCAGTGTCTTGGGCCGACTACGACAACGATGGAGACCTCGACATTCTGATCTCGGGTTTGGAGGCGGACGGCATTGGTTCGACGAGGTTGTATCGCAACCACGGGGACGACGGCTTCCTGGAGGTTGTGACGGGTTTGGCGGGAGGGGCTTTCGCCACGGCATGGGGTGATTACGACAATGACGGCGACCTCGACCTTCTGATGGGGGGTGCAGGCGACGAGAGCGGGATGCTCACGTTGCTCTATCGCAACGACAGCGAGGATGGGTTCGTGCTCGTCCCCGCCGCGTTTGCCGGCTTCAATTCGGGTTCCGTCGCCTGGGGTGATTACGACCACGACGGAGACTTGGATGTCCTGCTCACCGGACCGTTGGCCACCAGGGTATATCGAAACGATGGAGGTGCATCTTTCGCACTCGGGTTCTCGGCTCCAAATGGGGGTGGCGCTCCTTGGGAACGGTCGACGAGCTGGGCTGACTATGACAATGATGGCGACCTGGACTTCTTCGCCACGGGAAGCGATGACTTTGGGCTTTTCCGAAACGATGGAGGCGGCACCTTCTCCCACGTGTTTTCAAGCGTGGTCCCATCTCGGGAAGCGGCTTGGGGAGATTTCGACAACGATGGTGATCTGGATCTCCTGACTGCTGGGAATGGCCCCACGAGGGTGTATCGGAACGACGGTGTGCCGCCCAACGCACCTCCCAATCCTCCCGGGAATCTCTCCGCGGTGCGGAACGGGGGCTCGGTCACTTTCAGCTGGGCTCCGACCGGCGACGACCGCACTCCGCCGCTGGGTGTGAGCTACAACCTGCGGGTGGGAACGACGCCGGGGGGCGACCAGATCGTCCCCTCGATGGCGGGTGCAAGCGGCTATCGAAGAGTCGTGCAGCTCGGCAATGCGCAGCAACGGTTCTCGTGGACGGTGTTGGCCCTGCCGCCGGGTCCGTATTACTGGTCCGTTCAGGCGATCGACGGGGGCTTCCTGGGGTCGTCCTTCGCGACCTCGACCGTCGCGGTGGAAGACGCCGGCGCGATGCCGACTGCAGCCGAGCTCGGTCCCGCGATTCCCAATCCGTTCTCCACCGAGTCGAGCTTGAGCTTCGCGCTTCCGCTGCGGTGCCATGTCGAGGTCGCCGTATTCGACCTCATGGGGCGCCGGGTGCGCGTGCTCGAGCGCGGCGACCGGCCAGCCGGGAGGCATCGTCTTCAGTGGGACGGGCGGGACGAGTCGGGGGTGGCGCAAGGAAACGGCGTCTATCTGGTCCGTATGACCGCCGCGGACAGGACCTTCACCCGAAAGCTGGCGCTGGCGCGCTGAGGCGCGCCCGGGGACCTCGACGCGGGCGACCATCAGCGGAGCGGCCGTGGTAAGATTGCGAGCGCTCGGAGCCAGTTCCGGGCACTCGTGCCGTTCGGCTCGCTTCGCTGGTGGTTTATGTCCCCCGAATCTCCAGCGCCTGATCTTCTCCTCACCGTCGACCTGCTCCGCGATGCGAAGCAGGGCGATGCTGCCGCGCTGGACGCGCTCATGGCGCGCTACCTGCCGCGACTCCACCGATGGGCGTGCGGGCGCCTGCCCGCCCACGCGCGCTCGCTGTTCGAGACCAGCGACCTGGTCCAGGAGACGCTGCTCAAAGCCCTGCAGATGCTCGATCAGATCGAGATCGGGGGACCGGGAAGCTTTCAGGCCTACGTCCGTCGGGCGATCCAGAATCGCATCGTGGACGAGGTGCGCTGGGCGACGAGGCGCGCGGGATCCGAGCCGATCTCGGAGGCGATGGCGGATCCGCACGCCTCTCCGCTCGATAAGCTCATCGGCAGGGATCTGCTCCAGCGTTACGAACATGCCTGCTCCCAATTGTCCGCGGACGACCGCCTCCTCCTGCACCTCCGGCTCGAGCTGGAGTTCGGCTACGAAGACATCGCCGCCGCCATGAACCGACCCAGCCCCGATGCAGCCCGGATGGGGGTGAAGCGCGCGCTGAAGAAGCTCGCCGAGGTCATGGGCCATGAGCGCTGACGATCCCGTCGATGCCGTGACCGGATCGATCTCCGACGGAGATCGCGTGAATTGGGAGCTGGCTGAATCGAGCGCGGCGGACGAATCCGACAAGGCCAGCATCGATGCGTTGCGCGATATCGAGCGAGTCGCGCGCGGGTATCGCATGCTCCACGCCAGCTCGCGGGTCCATGGAGGTTCCGGCGACGGAGCCGATGGCGCCGAATCCCGCGGCCGGCTCACGCCCGCGCAATGGGGAGACCTCACGGTCCTCGAGCTCGCCCGAGCCGGAGCGAACGGTGAAGTGTGGCGGGCCTGGGATCGGTGGCTCCAGCGCGAAGTGGCTCTGAAGTTCCTGCAAGTGAAAGACTCGGAGCCCACGGGCCTCCACGATTCCGGGTTGCTCGAGGAGGCTCGCGCTCTCGCCCGCGTGCGCCATCCTAGCGTGGTCGTCGTGTACGGCATCGCCGACCATGACCGCCGCGTCGGGATGTGGATGGAATTCCTCGAGGGGGCGACCCTCGCCGCGGAGATCGAACGGCGTGGTGCGTTGCCTGCGCTCGAAGTGGTCCGGATCGGGCTCGCTCTGTGTCGCGCGCTCGAAGCCGTGGAGTCCGCCGGCCTGGTGCACCGCGACATCAAACCGGCCAACGTGGTGCTCGAGGCCACTGGCCGCGTGGTCCTCACCGACTTCGGTCTCGGACAACGATGGGAGCTTCTGAGCGGGAGATGGAGAGCCTCCGGCACACCCATCTTCATGTCGCCGGGAGTCCTGTCCGGAGAGCCGGCGACGCCGCGGAGCGACCTCTATGCGCTGGGCGTGACGCTGCGCTGGGCGCTGACGGGTCGTTCTCCGTTCAATGCAAGCAATGTCGAGGAGCTGAAGATCGAAGCCGCCGAAGGTCCATCCAGAACGCTCGAGAGCGAACAGCCGGACGCTCCCCAGCAGCTCGTGCAGGCCATCGACCGGGCCATGGCCCCGAACCCGGAGGAGCGGTTCGCGAGTGCCGCGCAGATGACCGTGGCGCTCGAGCATGCCGTGCGATCCATGACGGCGAGTCGTTGGAGGCGTCCGCTCGCCGCCGTGGCGATCGCAGCCGGCGCAGTCCTCGTCGTTCTTTCCACCGTGGCTTTGATGCGTACGCTGATGCCGCTCCCTTCACCGCCCGTCACGCGCTTCTCGATCGATCCACCACCCAACAGGTCATTGAGCGGGAACCCCGCGAACGTGGCCGTCTCTCCGGACGGTCGGCAGATCGCATTCGTGGTCGGTGACTCGAGCGGCACGAACTCGATCTGGGTCAGATCGCTCGACGCGCTTGCGGCGCGTCAGCTCGGAGGAACCGATGGCTCCACAGGGCCATTCTGGTCTCCTGACGGCCGCCACATCGGATTCTTCGCTCAGGACAAGCTGAAGAAGATCGCCGTGGCGGGAGGACTTCCCCAGATCCTGTGCGACGCGCCGGATGCGCGCGGGGGCACATGGGGGAAGGATGCCATCGTGTTCGCGCCGGTCCCCACCGGTCCCTTGTGCCGCGTTTCGCCGGATGGCGGTGCGGCCACCGTGATCGAGAAGCCGGACACGACCCGGGAGGAGACGGCGCTTCGCTGGCCCCAGTTCCTTCCCGACGGAAAGCACTTCCTCTTCGTGGCGCTTCCGTCTCGCGACGGCGGGCACGAGGTGTTCGTATCGTCGACCGATACACCGAAGCGCAAGCTCCTGACTCGGTCCGATGCCGCGCCCACCGTGGCCGGCAAGGACTGGCTCATCCTGAGTCGCGACGGGCATCTGATGGCTCAGCGATTCGATTCCGGACAGCTCCGCGTGGCGGGAGATCCCATCGCCATCGGCCCATCGGCCGAGACCCAACAGAGCGTGGGACAGCGGGTGGCATCCGCATCGCGTAACGGCGTGCTCGCTCATCTGAACGCCAGGCTTCCTGATACCCAGCTGCTGTGGGTGGACCGGTCTGGGCGCCGGATTGGCGCCATTGCAGCGCCCGAGGGTCGCTACGAAAAGGGAACCATCTCTCCCGAAGGTGAGCGCATCCTCGTCGTGCGCCGAACCTCCCCAACGGTGGTGGACCTGTGGACCATCGATTCCGAGACTGGGTCGGCCACTCGAGTCACGTCGAGGTCACAGTCGCGGATCGGCGGACTTCCGGCGTGGTCGCCCGACGGCGCCCAGGTGGCCTTCAGCTCCAACCGTGACGGCGTGACCAACATCTATGTGAAGGACCTCGGCAAGGCCACGCCGGAGCACGTGGTCTTTCAATCGACGGCTCAGTTCAAGGAGGTCGAGTCCTGGTCGGCCGATGGCCGTTTCCTGTTCTTCCAGCAGGCGGAGCCGCAAACCGCCTGGGACGTGTGGTACCTCGCGATGCTAGGCCAGCGCAGGGCCGTCCCGTATCTCCGTAGTCGCCAGATCGAGCTGAGTGGCCGACCCTCACCGGATGGAAGATGGGTCGCCTTCATCTCCGACAAGACGGGGATGAATCAGCTCTACGTTCAATCGTTCCCGAGCCTGGGGAAGCAGCACCAAATCTCCGCCTCCGAAGCAGCTGGGTGCTCCTGGTCGAGCGATGGACGGGAGCTCATCGTCTTCAGCTCGGACGGCACGGTCTGGTCGGTGCAGGTCGATACCGGAGGAGGCGATTTCAAGGCGGCCATCCCGAGGCCGCTCTTCAAGGCGCCGGATGGCCTGTGGATCACGCCGTCACCCGACCACCGTCGATTCCTGGTCATGGTGCCGGAGGGTGATGCTCCGCCCGCCACGATCACCGTCGTTCAGAACTGGTCGGCCGAAGCGTTGGCGAAGCGGTAGCAGCGATCTCGGCGCCCGTGCTGACGACTTTCATGTTGCGCGGTACCCACCACCGTTTCATAGTTCCGTCCGGCGGTGATCCACGCCCAACCTCTCCGGTCCATCCCAGCATGGACCCTCGCGAGGCAAAGGGGGGCACACTCCCGGGTCGGCATTCGGCTTTGGTGACGCCGCAGACGCGTCGCCGCTGGGGGTGCGCGTCCGTGGCATGACCAAGGAGCCGTCGATGCCGATCAACAAGGACCTCAAGCGCCTGGTCCGCCGGCGCATGCAGAAGACGGGCGAGTCCTACACCGCCGCCCGCGCGCAACTCCTCCAGCGCAAGACTCCTTCATCGACACCCCCAGCGCCGGTACCCACAGCCGACTACGCCAGGCTCGCCGGCATGAGCGACGCGGCCGTGAAGGCCGCGACCGGATGCGATTGGAAGCGCTGGGTGGGTGCGCTCGACTATGCCGGGGCGCGCGAATGGCCGCACCGAAGGATCGCCGAGTTCGTGCAGGAGAAATTCAAGGTCGAGGACTGGTGGGCGCAGACCGTCACCGTGGGGTACGAGCGCATCCTCGGTTTGCGGGAGATCGGACAGCGGCGCGGTGGGGCTTACGAAGCCACGAAGAGCCGCACCTTCGCCGTGCCCGTCGCCGATCTCTTCAAGGCGTTCAGTGAGCCGCGCACGCGCGGACGCTGGCTGCGGGGTGCCGGCCTCACGGTGCGAAAGGCGACCGCCAACCGCTCCGTGCGCATGACCTGGAAGGACGGAAGCTCGGTCGAGATCTGGCTCACCGCCAAGGGTGAACGCAAGAGCGCAGCGCAGGTCGCGCACCGCAAGCTTCAGGACAAGGAAGCCGCGGCTCGAGCCAAGGCGTTCTGGTCCGAGCGCCTCGATGCGTTGGCGCAGCTGCTGATGCCGCGAGTGGAGAAGACGCGCCGCCAGCAGGCCTGACGGCGGGAGACTTCAGGGAGACGCACAAGATGTTGCTGGTCCGGTGACCTCTCCGCGATGGGGCGGCGACTTCGGCCGTCGCCCTATCCCGCTTTGAGGTCGGGTCCGAGCAGCTCGCCGAGCAGGGTGCGGTCGATCGAGCCGAGGTGCTTGGCCAGGGCTTCGCGCGCCTCGGCCGGCCCATCACGCAGAAGCCGGATGACGGCCTGGTCCACGGGGCCGTAGGAGCCATCGCGAGAAGACTGGCTCAGGCGCTCGGCGGCCTTTGGAGCGAATCCCCACAGGTCGTATTGCACGACGTCGAGGAGAATCGCGTCGAGCGTGGTTTCGTCGACCACGCGCCCCACACCGTCCAGCAATCGCGGATTCAATGCGGCGCGAGCGGCCAGCCGATAGAGCATGCCATCTCCAAAGCCTGCGATCGCCTGTTGGGCTTGCTGGCGCTCTTCCTCGGTGCCTTCCTCGAACAGGCGGACCATCGCTTCGTCGGCGAGTCGATCGTCCTCGGCGCTCCCGCCTCGAACCCACTCGAGCAGGTTCTTCTGCAGCTCCGTCGGCTCCGCGCCCGCGATGACGGGTGCGATTGTCTCGGCAGGCGCTGGCTCCAGCTCCAGCTCCGGTTCCGGCTTGGGCTTCGCCTTCCCCTTGGGCTTGGGACGGCTCAGCTTCGCCGCCTGCTCACGCGCCGCTCTGGCGCCGAACTCAGCCAGCTTGCCGGTTTGCTCACGCGCCGCTTTGACGCCGAGCTCCGCCAGCTTCCCCGTCTGCTCGATCGCCGCCTTGGCTCCGAGCCGGGCCAGCTTTCCCGTCTGCTCACGCGCCGCGGCAGCGATCCCGGTGAGCCATGCGGCTCCCGCAGCCGCGCCCTCGGGTCGCGATGGCTTGGTCCACTTGCTCAACGCTTTCAGCGTGGTCTCCGACATCTCGCCGCCGAGCTGCGCCATGAGCGCCACGACGTCCGGAGATCGGGCGGGATCGCGCTGGGTCAAAGCCTTCAGCTCGCGGTCGAGGAAGCGTCTCTGCTCGAGCGGTGCGGTTTCGGCGCTCGGCGAAGTTCCATCGTAGGTGTCACGCAGCCTGGCCAGCGCCGCCCATGATGCGGAAACCGCGGGCAGGTCGAGCTTGATCTCCAGCGGGACCACGTCCCGGAGCGGGCTGGTTGCCAACGCATCGAGCCATGCGGCAGCGCGCTCTCCATGTGGACCAGGCAGCGCTTCGCACATGCGCATCACCAACCGGCCGGCTACGGGGCCCAGAACGTTCGCCCGCGCGAGAGCGGTGCCCCCGGGATCGTCGCCGAGGATGAAATAGGCGGTCTCCCAGTCGCCGCGCATGCGCACCACGTTTTCGCGAGCCCACTGGGTCAACAACGGTCGCAGCTCGGGGTATGCGGGACGGGACGCGAGCTCCTGCCAGTCGAGCGGTGTGCCGCCGCGGGTCTTCGCGGTCTCGATGCCGGTCCGCGCGACATCGAGCGCCGGTTCCCATCGCTCGCCATCGGGCCCGAGGTCGTCGACCGCGAGCGTGGCGAGAGCGGCCCAGCCCTTCTTGGCCGACTCGAGGATGCGCATCCACAGCTCGGCCTTGAGCACCGGACGGATCTCGATCCACTCCGGCCATCCGCCGGGTGGGATTCCGCGGGCCGCGAGGAAGCTCAGCAGCGCGGCGCGGTCGAGCCGCTCCACCTCGGAGGCCGCGAGCTGGCGACGTCCCGCTTCAGCGTCTTCGAGGAGCAGCCTGGTTGGCTCGTTACCGAGTACATCTCTGGAATCGTCCATATGGGCCCCGGGGGTTGTCGGCAGCCGGGGCAGAATGATCCAGCGGATTCGTACGGTTGCGGAGGCGGTTGGCCGGGCAGTTGCCTCCGAGTGCGTGGTGCCTTAAGTATCCCGGTCCGCGACGGGCCGGCGAATTCGACACCTTGCAAGAGCGGGAGCCATGCAACCAGCCATCCATCCCTTCGTCTTCGCCCTGCTCCTGTTCGCCGGCATGCTCGCCCTCCTGGAAGTCGGGCACCGCTTCGCCATGGCGCACCCAAAGTCCGACGCGGAGCCGGGCACGATCGAGACCGCCCTCTTCGCCCTCTTCGGTCTGTTGATCGCCTTCACCTTCTCCGGCGCGGCCACGCGATTCCAGGAAAAGCGCATGCTCATCGCGGAGGAAGCCAACGAGATCCTGACGGCCTATCGGTGCATCGACTTCGTGGCTTCCCAGGAGCAACCGAAGCTGCGCGAGAAGTTCCGCCAGTACGTGGACATCCGTCTCGAGATCTATCGCCGGCTGCCGGATCGGCGGGCCGCAGCCCCCGCCCTCGCCAGAATGAAGCAGCTGCAAGAAGAGATCTGGGCAGAGGCCATTGTGGCCACCCGGCTTCCCAGCGAAGATCCCGCCGCAGCACGGATGCTGCTGCCCGCGGTCGACTCGATGTACCGCATGACCATCACGAGGATGATGTCATTGCAGAATCACCCGCCGGGAATCGTCTACGGAATCCTCTTCGTGCTTGGGCTCCTGTGCGCTCTGCTCGCTGGCTTCCGGTTGTCGAGCCGGGTGAAACGAAGCTGGCTTCACATCGTGAGCTTCGCTCTGGTCACCGCCGCGGTGGTCTACATCAGCCTCGACATGGAATATCCACGCCTCGGCTTCATACGGCTCGATCAGGCCGACCAATTGCTGGAAGAGGTTCGGGCGGAGATGGATTGAGGGGCGGCGGTTGCCAGGAGCCAGACTGAGTACCGCGCCTAGAGCGCGACACCGCCGGAGCTGTTGGATCCACCGTTCCAGCCGGGGATGGAAGCCGCCTGCCGGATCCACTTCGCCATCTGCGTCTCATCGAGATCGTCTTCGTGAACGTCGATCCAGCGCCCCTCCTTGCTCTTGCCTCCTGGCGGAACCGGTCGCAGCGATGTGCCTCTGAAGAAGGTGACCTTGATGTATCGGGTGTATACGTGGAATGCGAGGAACCAGCCCTGGCCTTCGATGCCGTAGAAAGGCGAGTTCCATTTCACCGCCTTTCGCACCCCCGGGACCGTTCTCACGATGAGTGCGTCGAGACGACGCCCCACGGTCCGTTTCCATCCCGGAATTGCCGCGAGGTAGGCCTTCACGGGAGCGTTGCCTTCGGCTTTCGCAACCTTGGGGTTGCCACCCGCCAGGAGGGCGGGCTTCTTCCTGGACGACGTGCGGGGCTTGGACGACTTCTTCTGTTCCATCACCCCATGATAACGACTTGTCCCAGTCGCTGGCTGAGGTATGCGTCGTCGACGCCGTGTATGGTATCGCCATGAACCGAGCGTGGCGCCTGCTCAGGCCGGCCATCCTGCTCTCGATCGCGGCCGCCTTCAGTGGCTGCAGCGAGAATCCATCGCCGGTAACGGGACCACCCGCTGGCCTCGCCGGCTACCACCTGATCGCACTCGTCAGCGACCGTGGATCCACCCAGGGGCTCACCGACATCTATCTCTACGATGTCGACATGCGGGGCATCATTCCGCTGGCCGGCCTCAACCACAGCGGGAGCTCAGAGCGCGATCCGGCCATCAGCGGTGAAGGTCAGCGGCTGTTCTTCGCGTCCGATCGCAACCAGCCGGGCGACTCCGAGATCCTTGCCTACGATCTCAAGGACCGCATGTTCCTCGGGGTCCCCAACGTGAACACGTCGCTGTCGGAAACTGAACCCGCGCCTTCGGGGGATGGGCTCCACCTGGCGTTCGTGCGCCGCTACGGCACGGTGGATCGCATCCTCCTGGCCGAAGGCTGGCCGCCGGCCTTGCCGGTCTCGCTGCCGGTCGTCGGAACGGTCCCCTACAGCGACTTTTCTCCTTCGTGCGACTCCACCGCCAGAAGGATCGCGTTCACCACCGATCGCGCCGGCAACTTGGATGTGATGGTGTGGGACCGCGACAGCGCGGGCGTCCTGACACTGCCCGATCTGGCCTCGCCTGATGAGGACGTCGAGCCGTGGATCACGCCAAGCGGGCGGTTCCTGGCATTCGCCTCCAACCGTCCGAGCACGGGCGGTGGTTACAACATCTACCTCTACGATCTCGAGGCCCGCACATTCGTTTCGCTCCCAGGTCTTCAGTCGGATGGAGAGGATCGCCATCCTTCGCTGAGCTGGGATGCTCAGCGAATCGCCTTCCAATCCTCGCGCTCGGGCGGCGCCGGGATGCGGGACGTGTGGATCTATGAGCGCGCGCAGGCACTCGTGCGCGCCACCCTTTCAAGCCCCCGCGATGACCTCCAACCGTTCATGCGTTACAAGTAGCCGACAGGAGCCGTGATGTTCACCATTCTGCGATTGATCCACATCGTCTTCGGTGTCTTCTGGGTGGGATCCGTCCTGTTCACGACGGTGGTCCTCATGCCCTCCATGCGCGCAGCGGGCCCATCAGGCGTGACGGTGATGAAAGAGCTGGGCCGGCGAAGATTGCCGCTGATCATGATGGGCTCCGCGATTCTCACGGTCGGGGCCGGAATCTGGCTCATGATCATTCTCGCCAGCGACAACCCTGGAGTCTGGATGCGCTCCAGCGCGGGCCGGGCTTTCAGCATGGGGGGCGGCCTCGCGATCCTGGCGCTGGTTCTGGGCATGGTGATCAATGCGCCCGCTGCCCGCCGCATGAGCGCGATCGGCGAAGCTGTGGACAAGCGCGGCGGCCCGGCGACTGCGGAGGAGACCAGGCAACTCCAGCAGCTCCAGTCGCGGTTGGCGATCGCGAGCGTGATCGTGACGGTTCTGCTTCTCCTGTCGACGGGCGCCATGGCCGTGGCGCGCTACCTGCCGTAGCGCGAGGCACGGGTCACGGCGAACTTCCCGGCGTCGAGACCGGGAAGTCCGTCGTGCGGTGGCGAGCTAGCGAGATAGCCGGAAGGCCTTTCGCGTCTGCATCAGGCCGCCTGCCTGCAGCCGAACGAAATATCCGCCGGCGCCAACTTCCCGACCCGAGGCATCACGGCCGTTCCATTCCCAGGAGTGATGGCCGGCCACGAGAGGGCCAATCTTGTCCGCGCGCAGCTGGCGACCCAGCGCGTCGAAGACTCGGACTTCGACCACCTCTTCCTTGCGAGGAAGCGTGAACGCGAAGCGCATCCTTCCGAAGCTGGGGTTCGGCGATGGCGCCATCAAGCGAAAGACCTGCGCGGCGGGAGGCGTCACGGCGACCACGGGCGTGCAGTTCTCATCGTTGATCTGCACGTTGTCGATGTACCATCCGTCGTACTCGAGATTCGCATCGCTCTGCAAGCGGAAGCGAACCTGCACCATCTGATGGGCGAACGCTCCAAGGCTCAGGGATGCGTGCCTGTACGCCGAGGGATCCGCCACACCGGTCCCCCACGCGGGATCGTCGCCCATGTCGAAGCGCGCGAGCTCATTCCATGTGGTGCCGTGGTCGGCGGAAACTTCGACGATGCCGTAATCGAAGTCGTTCTCGGTGGCGCAGATCTGATCGAACTCGAGCGTCGAGCCGGGCGGCAGAAGCGCCGGCACGCCGAAGGTCGCGGTCGCGTTCGTCGTGCACCCCGAGGCGCCCGTCGGGCAGCCGGTGTAGAGCCCCGCGGGACTGTCGGTAAAGCCCCAGCTTCCGCTGGACGAGATCGGAGTCACGCCCCAGGTGCCGCCTTCGATGATCCAATTCGCAGCCGAGGCGGATTCGAAATCCTCCTCGGCGTGGCAGCCGATCAATCCCGCGAATTCATGACCCGAGGTCCGCGCGGTC encodes the following:
- a CDS encoding DUF4239 domain-containing protein; protein product: MQPAIHPFVFALLLFAGMLALLEVGHRFAMAHPKSDAEPGTIETALFALFGLLIAFTFSGAATRFQEKRMLIAEEANEILTAYRCIDFVASQEQPKLREKFRQYVDIRLEIYRRLPDRRAAAPALARMKQLQEEIWAEAIVATRLPSEDPAAARMLLPAVDSMYRMTITRMMSLQNHPPGIVYGILFVLGLLCALLAGFRLSSRVKRSWLHIVSFALVTAAVVYISLDMEYPRLGFIRLDQADQLLEEVRAEMD
- a CDS encoding protein kinase, whose protein sequence is MSADDPVDAVTGSISDGDRVNWELAESSAADESDKASIDALRDIERVARGYRMLHASSRVHGGSGDGADGAESRGRLTPAQWGDLTVLELARAGANGEVWRAWDRWLQREVALKFLQVKDSEPTGLHDSGLLEEARALARVRHPSVVVVYGIADHDRRVGMWMEFLEGATLAAEIERRGALPALEVVRIGLALCRALEAVESAGLVHRDIKPANVVLEATGRVVLTDFGLGQRWELLSGRWRASGTPIFMSPGVLSGEPATPRSDLYALGVTLRWALTGRSPFNASNVEELKIEAAEGPSRTLESEQPDAPQQLVQAIDRAMAPNPEERFASAAQMTVALEHAVRSMTASRWRRPLAAVAIAAGAVLVVLSTVALMRTLMPLPSPPVTRFSIDPPPNRSLSGNPANVAVSPDGRQIAFVVGDSSGTNSIWVRSLDALAARQLGGTDGSTGPFWSPDGRHIGFFAQDKLKKIAVAGGLPQILCDAPDARGGTWGKDAIVFAPVPTGPLCRVSPDGGAATVIEKPDTTREETALRWPQFLPDGKHFLFVALPSRDGGHEVFVSSTDTPKRKLLTRSDAAPTVAGKDWLILSRDGHLMAQRFDSGQLRVAGDPIAIGPSAETQQSVGQRVASASRNGVLAHLNARLPDTQLLWVDRSGRRIGAIAAPEGRYEKGTISPEGERILVVRRTSPTVVDLWTIDSETGSATRVTSRSQSRIGGLPAWSPDGAQVAFSSNRDGVTNIYVKDLGKATPEHVVFQSTAQFKEVESWSADGRFLFFQQAEPQTAWDVWYLAMLGQRRAVPYLRSRQIELSGRPSPDGRWVAFISDKTGMNQLYVQSFPSLGKQHQISASEAAGCSWSSDGRELIVFSSDGTVWSVQVDTGGGDFKAAIPRPLFKAPDGLWITPSPDHRRFLVMVPEGDAPPATITVVQNWSAEALAKR
- a CDS encoding DUF1801 domain-containing protein, which produces MEQKKSSKPRTSSRKKPALLAGGNPKVAKAEGNAPVKAYLAAIPGWKRTVGRRLDALIVRTVPGVRKAVKWNSPFYGIEGQGWFLAFHVYTRYIKVTFFRGTSLRPVPPGGKSKEGRWIDVHEDDLDETQMAKWIRQAASIPGWNGGSNSSGGVAL
- a CDS encoding FG-GAP-like repeat-containing protein — its product is MRAPSAGWSLAIASIAPILLALMGRPAFAVSFTDVGAGMTDVWVSAVAWADYDNDGDLDVVVAGEDAGGTRLTKLYRNSGGMSPAFSDVGAGLIGVRNGALAWGDYDNDGDLDLALSGLITGEASVARIYRNSGGANPTLLHVASLTGVHAGSAAWGDADRDGDLDLVLTGVDDGLTRIARIYRNSGGANPTFSDAGAGLTGTNSGVVAFGDYDDDGDPDILLTGFTGADRVTKLYRNDGSMIFTEVNVGLPNTLGNAAAWGDYDNDGDLDIVVTGFDGTGIVTKIYRNDPGPPRTFVDIGAGLTGAQLGSAAWGDCDNDGDLDLLISGSTLSAVFSKLYLNSGGPAPTFTDAGAGLLNVDASSLAWGDYDNDGDLDIMLTGRDSGMTPRTRLYRSDGAPPNTIPEPPSTLGATVNVSLVSLSWGLGGDGQTPAPGMTYNVRIGTTPGGFQTVSPMSGGNGYRRVVRLGNAKTELDLQLPAGDYYWSVQAVDGAFAGSAFAPEQRFWVQGFRQHASLAPFEGGSGGAAVWGDYDNDGDLDMLLTGADVPAALPMTKIYRNQSGSFVDIGAAIMGARFGSAAWGDYDHDGDLDILIAGDSIFINGPRSKVYRNEGNGTFTDIEAGLVGFAYSSVSWADYDNDGDLDILISGLEADGIGSTRLYRNHGDDGFLEVVTGLAGGAFATAWGDYDNDGDLDLLMGGAGDESGMLTLLYRNDSEDGFVLVPAAFAGFNSGSVAWGDYDHDGDLDVLLTGPLATRVYRNDGGASFALGFSAPNGGGAPWERSTSWADYDNDGDLDFFATGSDDFGLFRNDGGGTFSHVFSSVVPSREAAWGDFDNDGDLDLLTAGNGPTRVYRNDGVPPNAPPNPPGNLSAVRNGGSVTFSWAPTGDDRTPPLGVSYNLRVGTTPGGDQIVPSMAGASGYRRVVQLGNAQQRFSWTVLALPPGPYYWSVQAIDGGFLGSSFATSTVAVEDAGAMPTAAELGPAIPNPFSTESSLSFALPLRCHVEVAVFDLMGRRVRVLERGDRPAGRHRLQWDGRDESGVAQGNGVYLVRMTAADRTFTRKLALAR
- a CDS encoding RNA polymerase sigma factor, producing the protein MSPESPAPDLLLTVDLLRDAKQGDAAALDALMARYLPRLHRWACGRLPAHARSLFETSDLVQETLLKALQMLDQIEIGGPGSFQAYVRRAIQNRIVDEVRWATRRAGSEPISEAMADPHASPLDKLIGRDLLQRYEHACSQLSADDRLLLHLRLELEFGYEDIAAAMNRPSPDAARMGVKRALKKLAEVMGHER